Proteins encoded in a region of the Odocoileus virginianus isolate 20LAN1187 ecotype Illinois chromosome 9, Ovbor_1.2, whole genome shotgun sequence genome:
- the NOL4L gene encoding nucleolar protein 4-like isoform X5 translates to MNDSTWMSADPHLASSLSPSQDERMRSPQNLHSQEDDDSSSESGSGNGSSTLNPSTSSSTQGDPAFPEMNGNGAVAPMDFTASAEDQPINLCDKLPQGSALGTPSYPSDGCGADGLRSRVKYGVKTTPESPPYSSGSYDSIKTEVSGCPEDLTVGRAPTADDDDDDHDDHEDNDKMNDSEGMDPERLKAFNMFVRLFVDENLDRMVPISKQPKEKIQAIIESCSRQFPEFQERARKRIRTYLKSCRRMKKNGMEMTRPTPPHLTSAMAENILAAACESETRKAAKRMRLEIYQSSQDEPIALDKQHSRDSTAITHSTYSLPASYSQDPVYVNGGLNYSYRGYGALGSNLQPPASLQTGNHSNGALCNSSQVTDADGTQISVGEEQPPKDTNLPMEPGPTDLSMKGGASTTSTTPTPTPSSNSTSRTMPTAQLSPTEISAVRQLIAGYRESAAFLLRSADELENLILQQN, encoded by the exons ACGACTCCTCCTCTGAGAGCGGCAGCGGTAATGGCTCCTCCACCCTGAACCCGTCGACCTCCAGCAGCACGCAGGGAGACCCGGCCTTCCCCGAGATGAACGGCAACGGCGCCGTGGCCCCCATGGACTTCACTGCCAGCGCCGAGGATCAGCCCATCAACCTGTGTGACAAGCTCCCGCAGGGCTCGGCCCTGGGCACGCCCTCCTACCCCTCCGATGGCTGCGGCGCCGATGGACTGCGGAGCCGCGTCAAGTACGGGGTGAAGACCACCCCCGAG TCCCCCCCTTACAGCTCGGGGAGCTACGACTCCATCAAAACTGAGGTCAGTGGCTGCCCCGAGGACCTGACAGTGGGCCGGGCCCCCACGGCAGATGACGACGACGATGACCACGACGACCATGAGGACAACGACAAGATGAACGACTCGGAGGGCATGGACCCTGAGCGCCTTAAGGCCTTCAAC ATGTTCGTGCGTCTCTTCGTGGATGAGAACCTGGACCGCATGGTGCCCATCTCCAAGCAGCCCAAGGAGAAGATCCAGGCCATCATCGAGTCGTGCAGCCGGCAGTTCCCCGAGTTCCAGGAACGGGCCCGCAAGCGCATCCGCACGTACCTCAAGTCCTGCCGGCGCATGAAGAAGAATGGCATGGAGATG ACCAGACCCACACCTCCCCACCTGACCTCGGCCATGGCAGAAAACATCCTGGCAGCTGCCTGCGAGAGTGAGACAAGAAAAGCAGCCAAAAGAATGCGCCTGGAGATCTACCAGTCCTCTCAG GACGAGCCCATAGCCCTGGACAAGCAGCACTCCCGGGACTCCACAGCCATCACCCATTCCACCTACTCACTGCCAGCCTCCTACTCCCAGGACCCCGTGTACGTCAACGGTGGCCTCAACTACAGTTACCGTGGTTACGGGGCCTTGGGCAGCAACCTgcagcctcctgcctccctccaaaCAGGAAATCACAGTAATG gtGCTCTCTGTAACTCTTCCCAGGTGACTGATGCAGACGGGACACAGATCAGTGTTGGAGAGGAACAGCCCCCCAAAGATACAAACCTCCCCATGGAGCCAG GGCCCACGGACCTCAGCATGAAAGGCGGGgcctccaccacctccaccacgCCCACGCCCACCCCCTCCAGCAACAGCACCAGCCGGACCATGCCCACCGCCCAGCTCAGCCCCACCGAGATCAGCGCCGTGCGGCAGCTCATCGCCGGCTACCGAGAGTCCGCCGCCTTCCTGCTGCGCTCGGCAGATGAACTGGAAAACCTCATTTTGCAGCAGAACTGA